The Calliopsis andreniformis isolate RMS-2024a chromosome 10, iyCalAndr_principal, whole genome shotgun sequence nucleotide sequence TAGTTTTCCTTTATCCATTAGTGCTCCACAAGGAGTGACTCGAGTAAggcaaacaaaaaatatttttatatgtaaTTCTCCTAATAAGTAATAACAGATGGAAACCACCCACCACTTGAAGCTCAATAACATTCCACGCATAAAATAGCTCGCGGATTTTAAACGTGCGTACATGTAAGTCATCGGTAGCAGAGTCATCATCGTCATGACTGCCGGTCCGTTGGTCGTCGTAGCGTCGAAATTAACGAAGGAAAAGGGGAGCTTTAGAGCACCGAGGGTCATGGCGGGAGGTGGCGAGGGCCTCAATTGATTTGTTGGAATTGATGCACAAAAAGGCCTTTAATAGGCGTCGATTATCTTCGCCCACGATTTCCGACGATTATCCAATCGTGGTCTTGAAAGAGGTGCAAAAATCTTGACACCACCGTGGCGATATTTAAACAACGTGTCGTGCACAACAACATTTTATCACctctgaataattttaaaatagTAGGTAACTCTATTTAAAACCTGATCTAAGATCCTAAGTAATTTTAGAATGAACTATGAAAAACCTATAGTCTCATAGTCGATAAACAATATTACTTGATCCCTTTACAATGATTTTCTTATATTAGTGATGATATGATTACATTTTAGCAAACGCAGCGATTGACGTCATTAACGTAGGCAGGTAGTGTATAAAtaattgaaagaaaaataataGCTCGCCGTATCGATTATGTTAATGTTTATAAAAGCTTCTGCTTTGACACGTTCGATGTCACGATTATCAGTGGTGAATAACGCTATTTGCGATTATATTCGTTACAGGGAATAATGGTGatgaaattattaatttctcTAGAGCAGGATTCAGATCAAGTAGTACACAATTTGCTACGCTCTTTTAAGCATATCTATAATTTCGTAATCATTTAATTGAAAAATAGGTTGTATTATCACGTTTTATGTAAAACTAGCGAAGTGTGTTCACACTTTTGCTCATCACTGTATATcagtaaataatttaatttttttttttaaatatctttgAAGTCAATACTTATCTACACGTTGACTTTAGATATCATTTCATAATCTCTGAAGGATTATATGATGTGAAGTTATTCACATACAAATATCTGGTGGTTTTCTTTTTAAAAACTATAGGAAAATACactaataatatataatattgtaCAAAAGCAGGAATGTAAATAATGAATGTCTTGCAAATCATTTTTTTCTTGTTGAAACATTTTAAATAGTATCTCtatttgttatttttaattttgtaagAAACATTTTTCAAGTTGAAAGAAGATTGTATGATTatgtacaaaaataaaaaactgaTGAGTTAAATATCTCATAATTATGAAGACAATGTCtttttcaatattgaatactAATTTGCCATATTTTAAATACTataatttttgttttcttttttagaAAAGCAAAATATATGGACAATCATAGTTTCAATCATAATTCAAAATTAACATCGCTacctaataattatttttatagtagCTTTCTTTATAATTATCAAATGAGTAGGAAATtacaacaatttttatttttgtggcTTTCACTATGAGCTTGAGCATAGATCTACATTCTATTATTATGACGTATAAAACTGACTTTCAAGGCACGATCTACATTTTCTTTAACACCCACTAAAGACAATTTGACTTAACAACCGCTTCTTTTAAGTTTTTCTGTTACTACTATATCGCCATTATGTttgacaggaatatttgcttgCTTGATGAGACAGTCAACTTTGTTAAGGACAGGTTCCTCGATAGTTCATAAATGGACTGTCATTTCAATGCCATTGGTCTGTCCCGCGAACGTTAGCTTATAAAGCTACTGATCCGAGTGTTTCTCAGTAAAGCTGTACATATATCAATGCAGTTGATTCGTGGTAACTGGATCAGTCACGCTTATATTGTTTACCATTTTAAGTTCCGTTTGAATCGTTACACCTTGTTCAGATTAACGAAATAACCCGAATTCGAGTACGTAACTTGACTTGTAAGCGTCGTTGAGATTAATCAAGTATTCCTTGAATTCAGGGCTCTTGAATTCAATCGATTTAATTTGGAGCAATGAATACTCAAAATGGTGTCGATGGAGGTCAATAATTACTTTTCGCATAATATTCATTTGTATCAGCTTAATCGAGGTTTACTCTTTGTTCATTGGTATTACTTCAAGTTTAGAAAAACTGAAAAGGCCTCAACTTCACTTGAaaggatatttaaaaaaaataaataagaaattGAAATTGATAAAGTGGTAAAGTAGTCTTAAGTTGAAATCgtatgaattcaagtaacttaactATTCTGAACGAGGCTTTAACGACAACCCGTGGGGTCTCCGAAAAAAAAATGGAATGCACCTCCTCGAGGAGTTAGTCAACTCCACAGAACTTCTAAATTTATAGCCATGTTTTGAAGAACATTTGCGTTGTTATGACAACACGGATACTCGTGTATAAAAAGCCCTTCTGCAATACTTTTAAGTCAGATACATGTTAAGAAAAGTAAAAATATGTTTATTATACCTTTAACCCATAACTACTGTGGTGAAATTTTCTTATATATCTACTCATTTGAGGTTTGTTATACAATTACTATTTTTGGTACATTTTGACATACATTATAAATTTCAATGggaaatgaaatttttacaCAAAAATGTACTTTAAAATAGTCCTACATAgactttttataaaaaaattaacatcACAGGAAATTAAAAATGATTATTTAGAATAATAAAGGTTTTGCATTTACCGAAAAGAGGGTGACATCTGTattgaaaatatattattttttagatTGGTTTTAAAGTAGTATTTACTAGTTCATGAAGATTAAACTaggttaaaaaattatttctgcAAATAATTTTCCAAGACCCAAAACCTTATTTATCTTCTCTTAAGTATCACTTACACGTTGAGACTTACCTCGCGACATGTCTCGAGGCGAATGATCGGTTTGAAACCACTTGAAATTATTTCGAATCCCTTTACTTCTTCGAATATCGAATAAGAGTCAAAAGGATTCTAAGTGGTCTAGTCCCATCACTTGTGGCGAAACAAGTCTTGAGCCAAGTCTGATCATATAGGAAATACTTTATACTCTGTGCAACAATTAACAATTCGAATTCTACATGCAATAAATATAAGATTACTTTATGAATGTATATGAGACTTTTTTTTGAATGTTAAAATTCTTATGAAATTATAATCACTTGAAAATTGAGCGACTTTTTTTTAGAATGTTAAAATTCTTATGAAATTATAATCACTTGAAAATTGAGCGAGCTCTGTCAGACCCCGTCACGGTAGTTAAGGATTAATACAAATTTCTTTGATCTAACTCattcattttaaaaaattttaaattatacaAACACACGTAAAAAGAAGTTCTTCAAATCGAACTGAATCATTTATCTAGCATCGCTCTACTCCACGTGTTCGTGGCAGAGCCGAGGCATCCCAAACTCGCCAGTAGTCAGCAGCGTCACCACGAGGGTGAACCGTCGAACTAACCCCCATTGATTTTTCGCGCGAACGTGCCGTCGCCACTGTCGTTTACCAAATAAGGAGAGGCCTCGAACCGCGCCACACAACGCAACCCCCTGCGAACAGCAACATGGCCGTCCGCTGGATGACAGTTGTTGCACCCTCCTCGCGTACTTGTTGACCACCCTCGCGGACTAGGACGTGCACCTGTCAGCGTCATGCAGTCGCGTCGTCGGTCGCGATCACGCCGTGTTCTCGCCACGGTGAGTCGATTAAGAGCATCACGCACCCCACACACCCCACAATCTCATGGTGTCATTAAATCGCTACCTCCGCGTGAGAATTCAGTCGGCTCGGGTGTCCTTTACTAGTTGCATCCTCGATGCACCGATTTTTAGTAGAATATCACTTTCTTCTGACTCCTATTTTAATATGGTGCTGAAATAGTGATCTTGGAGAGTGAGCGCGAGGTTTGTTTATGTGGTCGATGTCTGGTGGGATGGTGGCTTCTGTGAGAACGCTTCCTTATTCTTTCGCGCAGCGGAAGTGGTGATTACTGTGAAGTTATTCTGCGGAATGTGGTTCTGCATCGAATCACCGTTGGAATTTTTACTTCAAACACTTGGCAAACGAAGTTATTTTCGATTGCACCTGGTTCCTCGAGGGTAAACGTGTGATTTGTCCGATTGTGAGTTAATTATTCCAGTTGTGAATTGGAGATATTATGTTTTGAACTTTACCGTTAATGTTGCTTCAGTTTTACTGTGCACGTGTTTCCAAGATTTGTTATTGGGACTGTTTTCGTTGAGAGTGTGAAGAATAAATGTGTAAGCTTTCAGTAGAAACAGTAAACGATTAGCGAATCTATGTGACTTTGAATGACGAGAGTTCGTTAACAGGAGATACGGTTTTCTGCTAAAAATAACGGAGACGTTCGTCGGTACATTGGAATCCCACGGCGCACAATTTTAGATCTAGCAAACTCGATCGTTGTCCTCCCAGTGTGTTTCAatatttatcgcattttatcgcTTCCATTCATCTATATTACAAACGTATTATCTGATAAACATAGCTGAATGTTTATTTGCTGTTGATACCGCTGATAGTGATTACATTGTAACAGTTACTTCGTTCGATGTGTTCAAATAATGTGTAAAACAATAATAGTAACTTTCGATCACATAATTGAAAACTAATAACGTTTACTGATAAGACATGATTAGCATTATACGTAATTTTTGTAACTGCTTTATGCAATTTTGttatttcaataaaattatattttattataaatgaaATGGTATTTCTTTAACGATTATATCAAAGATTGTTTTATTTCCAAAGTAATGATAGTATGAAATATGTAGGatcagttgaagattgaagttggtTATTATTGATAAATGTTTCCacaaaaaaagaaattatgTTAATTCACAATTGAAGTTAATTATTTCCACTCTGGATACTGTGTGatattaaatattcatttaatatttatagaacAAGTCTAAATAAATGATTAATAAATTGGCGCGAagtttcaatagtataaaacaCATAAAGGGAAGAAATGTACGAATTATAAATTCCTGTTTAATCACATGAATTTTGTTGTCTACGATGAACACAAAGTAACCGTTTATTCAGATAATGATTACCTTTATTGCAAATACTACTTAAGTAATATCTTTTCTTATTAAAGAATTCTTTATTCTTATTAAATTTGTTATTCTTATAATAACGCTTTATTCTTATTGTcaaagaatattatgataaattcttttagtattaaatattgacgaATTAACTGTCTAGCTATACCTAATatcttttaaaataaataaataaaatttatctATGACTAGAATAACGACACATAGATATTTACAAAATCACAAAATATTCATCGAAACGAACAAGTACCTAAGTGTATATTTTCTAATACAAAGTGAATTTAAAAAGCAAACATTTATGACAAATAAATTGCATACCATGCATTCTCCATTATTATAGAAATGAAATAGAAACGTTTTACTTCTAAGGTTTACAACACCTTCAAAAAGAAAACCTGCCGAGTAGAATGCACTCAAATAGTAGAAAGCCATCAAGTACTTTCTATAAcgtataaaaacatttttattttacaacCAAAAGAAATACCTACGTTTTCAAACTCACAGTTACTAATAATCTGTTTATTTATTATCTATTTATTCTAATTACTATCTATTactatctatttatttattaatattaaggaGACTTCTAAAAAAGAACTAAAGATTACTAAAACTTCTTTagtttttctaaatgaaaaaaattaagttgtTGAAACAATTAGATAAACACagcaattattcaaatattttcaacTCACGTATTTCATTTACTTTAGTCTTCATTATTGTACATCAATTGAGTTTAAATCAAATTATTGAAATTCGATAACATAATTTATGCAAAAGTTTGCAAATGTTTCCTTCCACTTACAATTCTAACCAGTTCCTACGTTTAAAATAACTTCATTTGCTTTGTGTTTTGCTCCTGTTCGTCAATCACAATTTAAATCGAATCACGAAAATTCACGCAAAAAGAGATTAACATAATTTATACAGCAAATACTTTGCTGCACTTCTCAGTTCATCTTGATGAATCCAAAGTTTGCCTCATAAATTTGCAACCACTTCCTCTTCTCGTATCTACTTCTCTAACAAATTTCCATGTTCAAAACTATCCGAAGAAtaggaaaattgaaaaatcatGCACTCGTTTTAATACCCATAGAAGATATTGGTCCTTCGGTTACTGTGTCATTTCAGGTGAGGTCAGCAGATTAGCTCCGTTGACTGGAGTTAACAGAAGGTTCGTCCCTCGTTCACGAGTTCACAGAATTCATTCATTCCATATGTACAGATATAATCCTCGTGCGGTGTACATACGTGCGTGTACGTGCATGCATGCCGTTTGTCTGGAATTAACACTTCGACATGGACGCGCGCGGATCGGCTTAGGGATCAGGCCAGAAATTCAAATTCCGCTCTGACTTCGAGCAGTGACGACGCAAACTCCGATTGCTGAGCCAAGGCTTCTCGACTGTGCAATTTTCCGCAATAAATTTCACTCATTGCCATTTTCACGATATACACTGATACGTTCGCTGGGTCTCAGTTACAATAAGCAGTATTTAAATCtcagtatttaaaaattcaaaatttgagtgCCACTGTGTAATTGAAAGGGAAACGAAATAATTTTGAGACCTGCAAGTAATATGTTTGATGAAACAATGTACAATTGAATTTGAAATGGTTTGTTCGCTGGATCTTATAAAGAAACATTTTTTTTCTGTTTGCAGATGTCTTTCATGTTGTAAGATTTCAGAGGAAGCTTCAGACGAAGATGGGCAAGCTTTTGAGTCTCCTGGCTCGAGACGAGTCTACCTGTTGCACCCCACAAAAATATGACGTCTTTCTGGATTTCGAAAGTAAGTTTAAAGAGTCGAAAGAGCTCCCCATGCAAGTGCGTTTTTCGCACGTTAGCTAAGCTTTTCTTTTGAGATTAAATGTCTGTCGAGAAGAATATTTTAAGGCGCGAGACCCTTCATGTGTATGCAAATTTATGCAGAAAGGCATTCTCGAATAATAACGGAGGCGTTTTATCGAATTTTAGACGCACAACCTTCTGACATAGAACGGGAGACCTTTGAGGCGGTGCAAAGAGTTCTGAAAAATTCAGAATCCATCTTAGAGGAGATTCAGTGTTACAAAGGAGCCGGGAAAGAAATCAGAGAAGCGATTTCGGCGCCGACGGAGGAGTGTCAACGAAAAGCCTATCTGACCGTTGCCCCTCTTGTCGCGAAGTTGAAAAGATTCTATGAATTTTCATTAGAACTGGGTGAGTGTTACGCATTAACGTCTGTAGTAGTTTCACACGTGTATAGAAGAACCTCTATCACCTGAATTTTTTTACTTGAATGCTCTCTTGAATAAGGCATGACTGAAAAAAAATTACTATTTGTGATCAAATTTGTTTCACGTTTGCTAAAATTCATGATATCTAAAATAAACTGTATTGAACAGTTTCATATTACATTAATGGTGTGTGTAATTTAATAAGTACACTAGAAGACAGAGTTgggcattatttaaataaattattactgAAAAAGTGTTATTCCAAAAATGTTCATAATTTCTTCTTAATGTATTTCTATTAGATACTTAAGATGATAGAGGTTCCTGTTTTCCTGACTTTCTGTAGTTGTATATCTCTTATGTCATCCTATCCCCCTAATTAtactttaattaaaattcattACTTCACATATTAAATATTTCCTCTGAAATATCTCAAATCTGGCTTTATTAAATTTTgagcaaattttatttaaaatagcaATACAAAAATAGTAATTATCGGAATTATCTATAATAACGTTCCAAATTAATATCAATGTAAGTTTTAATTTAAAGGGACAATAATtacaatacaatgaaaataattaCATTGATTAATTATACAGAGTAGTAGATATGTCACTTTCTCATTATCAGAATCTAATTATTCTCAAAATTATACTACAATTAAAGTAATTTAATATCTCAAGataattgtaaaataaaaaacttattattatattatatattaagcACAAATAAAGTAAAGCAATTCCTTTAATAAACAaaagaaaatgcaaaatatactgacatattttttaaaatatttatggtACTGTTATTACTAAATTGTAGAGGTTTAATTACACCTACATCAATTCCACGTAAAATCATAGTTGTGTTTAGACAATTGGGGCTTACAACAAGCGCAGTTTCATATTCCCGGAATAGAGCTTTCACGTTTTCAAACAGAACCGTCTGAGTCGTCTACCTTCAATTACGGTGTCATTCACTAGTGCCAAATAAAAATGTAGGAACATAAACGTCTGTATTGGCTCGGCAACGGACTGCCAGGATTATTGTTCAGCTTGAATATTCCCATACACGTAGTGATTGAAAATCCAATATCGTCACACCGACGCGAGCGAAACTTTTAACCGTTTAGAAACTTCATAGGCGGTTATTGCTTTTATTTTAAACAACGTGAAAGCCATCGAAGCGAAGTGAAAATGTTGGCTTATACAACAGAGATTCTGATTAAACTACGAAGCAGTTTAGTAAAAGAATATTTCAGTAAACATATTTTTCTGAGTCGCGTCACGTCTGAAGCAAGTGTATAGATATTTCTTATTATTCCTACAAAGACTAATATACTAGCAATACTGTTATTGTTCCATTGATTGCGAAAATGAGAAGAAACAAGAAAGCAAAGAACTTTCAACTAAAGGCAACTAACCtatttgttatttttttaaaatttcagaaAGGGTGGTACCAAAGATCCTAGGTCAACTATGCTCAGGGAACCTCTCCCCGACTCAACACCTCGAGACACAGCAAGCCTTGGTAAAACAACTGGCAGAGATATTGGAGTTTGTGTTGAAGTTCGATGAACACAAGATGAAAACACCCGCCATTCAGAACGATTTTAGTTACTATCGAAGGACTCTGACCAGGGCATCCCTGGCGAGGCAAGATACAGCCGAGAAGGACCTCGTGGTCGGAAATGAGCTTGCCAACCGAATGTCCTTGTTCTACGCCCACGCGACACCCATGCTTCGCGTTCTGAGTCacgcgaccattactttcttgaTGGACGTAAGTGGTATCGCTTCTCTTCTCTGTACATAGTCTCCTATCTTTTCACTATTGGCGGCAGTTATTGATCAGACAGGACGACAACCCGTGCTGATCCAAAGAAATCCTCTCTATATCTGTTCCCTCACCTGAATCTTAAATGTGTGCTTCTTTAAAGAACGGTTCATTGACCGTGCATTTCCTTTTATGCTCACGTTTTCATTCGATTATTCGATTAAAGCTTTTTTAATGTTTTGAAATATTATATGAAGACTACAGGGAAAGAAAAtgatgaatttttttaattttttttattatcgtATCAATAGTTGTTTCAGAAATTAAGGATTTTTCTCGAGATAAATGGTtcattgaaattaaaattattacatgcTAGTATGttcgaaaattaatttataattaaatattttttaatatcttctctTGTAAAATATGTTCTAGTTTTATATATAGTACAGATGAATTTATTATTCAAGTTTGCTGAACTTCTGCAAGTGCATACGAATTAAATCACAAAAGATAAAAGAGAATTTAAAAGCCCTTAGGGGGTACCCAGCCGCAAATTCAACTCGTTTCCGCATTATCGATCGAACGACATTGACTTCAAGTCTACTTTTCAtctatacacatacatatacgTATGTACATGTATTGTTCGGCTTTACATTCTACATAATAGGCATCCTGCTTTATATTCTGCATCGCGGCTAACAATTGATTCTGCTAAAAATATTTATCTTCAAAAGAGAAGTATCGGTGAAGTATTGGCAATGAAACAATTCGATAGAAGTAACGAAGGCGCACTGAAGCGTAAAATTAAAAGCTATTGTGTGAAATGATTCAGGGTACAACAATTCTCGGAACATTTACCAGTCTAATAGATAGCGGATCCGTTTAAATTGTGCAGATGCTATTTTAATTGGCACGGTAAAGGAAGTCGTTCATCGCTGTATGATTACCGAATAAGGGTTCACAGGTTAAAGCCATGCCAGAACAGAATAAGTCGTTTTTTTATCTACTTTAAATTGAACTGTATAGAGTAAGTTCTTTGACTATAAAATTGACATATTTTTTACGATATTAACGCAAAAAAAATGTAATTCTGaaattttaaatcattttttaatatttcatgcAATTTTATCCTACTATatcttttttacttaaaatctACCTTAAGAGATTCTATAGTAAAGTGGCACAACAACTCTGTTAGAACAACTACATTTGATACGCATAAcattaaattatattaatatccgTCGGTATGAATAGTTTTTAAATAGTAAATGTATTTAAAATTCAACGGAATGTTCGTgtagaaattattaattttattttacagaATTCGATAGGTCAACAATTGTGTTTGTATTACTCATACGtaatttcatattatttttattaaattcctAAAATCTTCCTAGTTCATGTAATGGACGTATTATGGCGCTATAGTTTAAGCACTTATTTAATTTACCACTATTTCCTTCTTAAATTATATGCTGAAATACTCATTAGATTATGTCATACTTTTGATTACATGGGGCACATTATGCACTTATTTCAGAACGAAGACGTAGCACGCGAAAATATCACGGAAACGCTTGGTACTATGGCCAAGGTTTGCCTCCGTATGTTAGAAAATCCGTAAGTATATTAGTAATCTTATAAATAGAAACatctaaatatatttaaaaactgaaaaaatGCTGCTTATAATTTAACCTGAAATGTATCTATAATTTCTTTTTTCagtaatctgttggcgcaattcCAACGCGAGGAGACTCAACTCTTTGTGTTAAGAGTGATGGTGGGATTAGTGATCCTTTATGATCACGTTCATCCCCAAGGTGCCTTTGTTAAAGGTTCGAATGTCGATGTAAGTACGAattattaaatgaaatattaaattacagTTGCTTTATAATTGCTATACAATTTATGAAAACAGCTCATTTTGAGTATTTCCATATTTATCAAGGTTTTGAAATCGATTTACATAATGATGGTTCACATTTATTTCGTAAGATGAAATCAAAAACGTATTCActctaaataatttaaaaattattactcTATAATTACCTTATAGCATTACATTGGTGACATACCTATGATTgtaatatataattttatattttatagtatataATTCTCACTCatattttaaagggtggtaGGAGAGTACCCATACGATTTTCTGCCATTGATTTTAGCTATGCATTTGTTATATTAGGACTCAAGTTATTAATCTCCTAAATATGCAATCTTTATTGACTTTTACGGACACTACATCTCTCACACCTTGATTTCTGTTAGATTTCTGTTTTACACTTTCTATGTTTCATTACTCTAGGTTATGTTTGTCTATCTTATTTGACTTCGTATACTTCTTGTTTTCTCCCTGTTGAAAATTGCATATTCACATTTCCAATCTAAGAGATAAGCAAGACCAAAAACAAAAATTTAAGAtcaaaagaaaatgaaaaatattgataaataaacCGGAGCAAAACAAAAACGAAAGTTAAACAAACTCCTTTCATCTcttaaaatatagaaaaatacaatatttacacTCTACAGGGTGTTTTCAAACATTTGAGACATTTTTGGATGGTACTATTTCATATTGTGTACAgtgtgatactttctttaagacATATCACCCTGTGCCACTCATTTAAACGGCTGGAGCATCTCTGGGCCATACACATATGCATAAGACTATATGGGGCATGCATTGGGTATGCATACTTCCAATGGGAGGCTAATAAAACCAACATCAGAGTATGGATATATATCTCTGTCTCTTTTCGTCATATTTCTGACGCAAGCGTATTACGCTCCAGGGAACATAAAAGAGATGAAGCTATATGCTTCCCAATATTTCCATCCTTCTATCTTAGCCTCAGCACGCAGTTCCGATGTCCCATATAGTCTTATACAGCGGTGCTGATGTATCGATTTAAAATTCTCCCGGATTTATGGTCCGTTTCTATCCCCACCAATTTTTAGAACTAGCATCCCCAAGTGACAGACGACAAAGCAAGGAACCCATAATGAGCCTCAATGACCTCGCTACTCCCTATCGGGTATCTGTGTCTCATTTGTACTCAGTATTTTTCACTCTATCTTCACACCCGCCCCGATGAAAGCGAGCTCGAGAAAGAAACTTTCGAGTATTCCTAGAACTAAGACCACCCTTAATAATGATCCAGATATGGTCCCGACCTATGGACCGTTAATCCAGTACCACTGTACATGCTCTGGGCCTAGTAGATCCTTAAATAGAAGATAACACACCGTGGAAATAAGAAATGGGccaccgttttatacaatacaaaatagcaTGTACAGTGGTTCCGCGTTAGTTAGCCATGATTCGGAACCAGATCTGGCCAACTATCTCGATAGGTCTACTTCCAGAAATTCCCGAATGTTTTCCTTCTCCGAGTCGTTCGTCTCAGAATGAATAAATAGATAGAGTAATAAAGAATGAGTGTAAGTGAGATATCGATATACAACATGAGTAAAAGGTCTCGTTTGGGGAGGTCACGCTTATTTACTTTAAATTCGTCAAGCTGTAAACACCTGACGAAGTTACTTCCAAGAAGTGGTGGGGATAGCGAACTATCTCTCGGGAAAATTTTGGTCAACTAATTCGGAGCCACTGTACCTAAAAAACTATGCGTTTTTGAGTGTATGTGCATTTTAAATTTTTTCATTAGCTTTGTGTCTAGAGCCTATCCTCCAAAGTGTTTCACGTTTTTCCTATTTTTTTATTGGATTTGAATCACTGTTTCACACAACACAAAATCgcttataactaaaaaactaagcatTTCCGGACATATGTTCAAATGAACTTTTTCATTGTCTATGTACATAGAACCTATGCTCCAAAAACATTCTACatgtttagaaacaccctgtacatacaGTTTCTATAAACTTCGTAACACCTGTAAACCAAAAGTGTTGGTTTCGACATTGGCCTTTCACGAACCCACAATTTCATCCTTCATTCTATAAATCCTATTAAAGAAACACCACCTAAACAGGTTAAAGGCTGTGTGAAACTACTAAAGGATCAACCACCCTGCAAGAGTGAGGGACTACTGAACGCTCTTCGTTATACCACCAAACACCTGAACGAGGAGAACACACCGAAGAACATTAAGAACCTCTTAGCGGCATGATTACCGAAACAGCGCGGTTGCTGTATCAGAAGCTGAGATAGCTGGCCGCTGATCTTCCAGAACCCCAAGAAGCTGTCTTTTTCGTGGCGCCGCGAAGGATGCCGAAGAAGATAATCCTCACGTAACCACGTGACCCAAGCAATCTCCTATTCTTTCATCGTGGCTGGGTGGTGGACCATAAAAAACGTGTCTTTCGTACCGAGTCTAAAGCTGCCCGATAACTGCCGACTTCTACAAACCTTTGACGAAACGAAAGGTAGGGAAAAATCGTAGGAAGAGAAGCGGGACGACTGATCATCGGAGGAATTGCTGAGCTCGTTCGTCGCGATGCCTTTTATTACTGTCAAGAATACGA carries:
- the LOC143184668 gene encoding CYFIP-related Rac1 interactor B — protein: MGKLLSLLARDESTCCTPQKYDVFLDFENAQPSDIERETFEAVQRVLKNSESILEEIQCYKGAGKEIREAISAPTEECQRKAYLTVAPLVAKLKRFYEFSLELERVVPKILGQLCSGNLSPTQHLETQQALVKQLAEILEFVLKFDEHKMKTPAIQNDFSYYRRTLTRASLARQDTAEKDLVVGNELANRMSLFYAHATPMLRVLSHATITFLMDNEDVARENITETLGTMAKVCLRMLENPNLLAQFQREETQLFVLRVMVGLVILYDHVHPQGAFVKGSNVDVKGCVKLLKDQPPCKSEGLLNALRYTTKHLNEENTPKNIKNLLAA